In Bacillus alveayuensis, one DNA window encodes the following:
- a CDS encoding molybdopterin-guanine dinucleotide biosynthesis protein B (product_source=KO:K03753; cath_funfam=3.40.50.300; cog=COG1763; ko=KO:K03753; pfam=PF03205; smart=SM00382; superfamily=52540; tigrfam=TIGR00176) — protein MAMIILQVVGYQNSGKTTLIEKLVREFTNRGVKVGTLKHHGHGGKPELPKKDSTRHWEAGALVSAVEGDGTLFLTAATHNSCNLSKLIELYRHFEIDLLLIEGFKNSPYPKIVCIRDECDLHLLQLQNVVASISWVPLNEGNSFFISEEKKYIEWIIQYVKGEGNVCDCERTDRCH, from the coding sequence TTGGCAATGATCATTCTACAAGTTGTCGGATATCAAAATAGCGGAAAAACAACTCTTATAGAGAAATTGGTCAGAGAGTTCACGAATCGAGGGGTGAAGGTCGGAACTTTAAAACATCATGGACATGGAGGAAAGCCAGAGCTTCCTAAAAAAGACTCAACACGTCATTGGGAAGCAGGAGCACTTGTTTCTGCGGTTGAAGGAGATGGGACTCTCTTTTTGACAGCAGCAACTCATAATAGTTGTAATTTATCAAAGCTTATTGAATTGTATCGTCATTTTGAAATAGATTTATTGCTCATCGAAGGATTTAAAAATTCCCCATATCCAAAAATTGTTTGCATTCGTGATGAGTGCGATCTTCATTTATTACAACTTCAAAATGTTGTCGCTTCGATTAGTTGGGTACCGTTAAATGAGGGGAATTCGTTTTTCATTTCTGAAGAAAAAAAATATATAGAATGGATTATTCAGTATGTTAAGGGGGAAGGAAATGTTTGCGATTGTGAAAGAACCGATAGATGTCACTAG
- a CDS encoding inhibitor of KinA (product_source=KO:K06351; cog=COG2049; ko=KO:K06351; pfam=PF02682; smart=SM00796; superfamily=160467,50891; tigrfam=TIGR00370), whose product MEFTFHPLGDKAIQLQFSHEISEETIQRIRAYSAFLKEAPIQGVIEWIPAYTTLTILYEPEVISYEQLKKKLEQIKGQTAFDSSSPIVYEIPTYYGGEFGPDLSYVAQYNNMTEKDVIKLHTSVDYLIYMMGFAPGFPYLGGMPNQIATPRLEQPRKKVSAGSVGIAGEQTGIYPLDSPGGWRIIGKTPIKLYDPRLEQPILLSPGHYLRFKSITFEEYAAIEKEVQHGTYQIKTYAKEEA is encoded by the coding sequence TTGGAATTTACGTTTCACCCACTTGGAGATAAAGCGATTCAGCTTCAATTTTCCCATGAAATCTCAGAAGAAACGATTCAGCGTATTCGAGCGTATTCAGCATTTTTAAAGGAAGCGCCGATTCAAGGAGTTATTGAATGGATACCAGCTTATACAACGTTAACCATCCTGTATGAACCAGAGGTTATATCGTACGAACAACTGAAAAAGAAATTAGAGCAAATAAAAGGACAAACGGCATTTGATTCTTCAAGTCCAATTGTTTATGAAATTCCTACTTATTACGGTGGAGAATTTGGACCCGATTTATCTTACGTTGCACAATACAATAACATGACAGAAAAAGACGTTATAAAGCTTCATACGAGCGTTGATTACTTAATCTATATGATGGGATTTGCCCCGGGGTTTCCTTACTTAGGAGGTATGCCGAATCAAATTGCAACGCCAAGGCTTGAACAACCTAGAAAAAAGGTTTCGGCAGGCTCTGTCGGAATTGCAGGCGAGCAAACAGGTATTTATCCGCTAGATTCTCCTGGCGGATGGAGAATCATTGGAAAGACTCCAATTAAACTATATGATCCAAGGTTAGAACAACCGATTTTACTCTCACCCGGACATTACTTGCGTTTTAAATCGATTACATTTGAAGAATATGCTGCGATTGAAAAAGAAGTTCAACATGGAACATATCAGATCAAGACCTATGCAAAAGAGGAGGCTTGA
- a CDS encoding antagonist of KipI (product_source=KO:K06350; cath_funfam=3.40.30.10; cog=COG1984; ko=KO:K06350; pfam=PF02626; smart=SM00797; superfamily=50891; tigrfam=TIGR00724) yields MNQPLFEVIKPGLLTTIQDLGRYGYQQYGIVAAGAMDSYAMRMANVLVGNDLNEGVLEATMLGPSLLCLHDAVIAICGGDLSPMVNGSPAPLWKSFLIKKGETLTFHAPKNGARAYISVSGGFDAPRVLGSKSTYLKAQLGGYNGRELQKGDILSGSGEMSKKNIGRSLHPQLIPIYEKNITVRVVLGPHEHMFTEKGIETFLTTTYTVTPQSDRMGYRLSGAKIEHVRTADIISDAVPLGGIQVPSSGEPIILMADRQTTGGYTRIGTIISVDLPKVAQLLPKSTIRFQKVSVAEAQQYALQEAKLFKIFTLANI; encoded by the coding sequence ATGAATCAACCATTATTTGAAGTAATAAAGCCAGGATTACTGACAACTATTCAAGATTTAGGAAGATATGGATATCAGCAATATGGAATTGTTGCAGCAGGAGCTATGGATTCTTATGCAATGCGGATGGCGAATGTATTAGTCGGAAACGATTTAAATGAAGGAGTATTAGAAGCAACAATGCTAGGTCCTTCCTTGCTGTGCCTTCATGATGCAGTCATAGCTATATGTGGCGGGGATCTTTCTCCTATGGTGAATGGCTCCCCCGCACCATTATGGAAAAGCTTTTTAATTAAAAAAGGGGAAACTTTGACTTTTCATGCACCAAAAAATGGGGCTAGAGCGTATATAAGTGTTTCAGGGGGATTTGATGCTCCACGTGTATTAGGAAGCAAATCGACATATTTAAAAGCGCAGCTAGGAGGATATAACGGAAGAGAGCTTCAAAAAGGAGATATATTATCTGGTTCTGGGGAAATGAGTAAAAAAAATATTGGAAGAAGCTTACACCCCCAATTAATCCCTATATATGAAAAGAATATAACAGTGAGAGTTGTATTAGGACCGCATGAACATATGTTTACGGAAAAAGGGATCGAAACCTTCCTCACCACTACTTATACTGTCACTCCTCAATCAGACCGCATGGGGTACCGTCTAAGTGGAGCCAAAATAGAACATGTCAGAACAGCTGATATTATATCTGATGCCGTCCCATTAGGTGGGATTCAAGTTCCGTCAAGCGGGGAACCGATCATTTTAATGGCAGACAGACAAACGACAGGCGGCTATACGCGAATTGGAACCATTATATCTGTTGATTTGCCGAAGGTTGCACAATTGTTGCCTAAAAGCACAATCCGTTTTCAAAAAGTTTCCGTAGCGGAAGCACAGCAATACGCTCTCCAAGAGGCAAAGCTATTCAAAATATTCACTTTAGCTAACATTTAA
- a CDS encoding uncharacterized membrane protein YgaE (UPF0421/DUF939 family) (product_source=COG4129; cath_funfam=1.10.287.610; cog=COG4129; pfam=PF06081; superfamily=50331; transmembrane_helix_parts=Inside_1_20,TMhelix_21_43,Outside_44_57,TMhelix_58_78,Inside_79_98,TMhelix_99_118,Outside_119_127,TMhelix_128_150,Inside_151_358): MLGNIQSKLFGGRVIKTGIAVFLTVIMCNLFDIPTIFAVIAAIVTIEPTAHDSLRKGIVRFFASSIGSAYSMTLTSFFDHSPVSYALSAMLTIVSCQKLRLEAGTLVATITAVAMIPITETHYLEAFLTRLATTSVGITVSTFVNFFILPPNYTHFITKQMNSLFHEAADLLEQRAKELIGDSKGYRATVRNFDKLTKDLNKALTFIQYQQQDWKYHRHTKKEMRQFHRDQKKLTILQQITYHLGNLIYVKTAPTEWTTDEKEKLCAAFKSIISILRNYCRYIPFEHYQLIEQLDQQFWNIKEDLTYHKPKKYHHHFSPKSIILFEILSIHDMIEELESICHHELPQKSKDHIYNNKN; the protein is encoded by the coding sequence ATGCTTGGAAACATACAATCGAAACTTTTCGGGGGAAGAGTGATTAAAACTGGAATTGCTGTCTTCTTAACTGTCATAATGTGCAATTTATTCGATATCCCAACAATTTTTGCTGTCATTGCAGCAATTGTCACCATTGAGCCAACAGCCCATGATTCCCTTCGAAAAGGGATCGTAAGGTTTTTTGCCTCCAGCATTGGATCAGCCTATTCTATGACCCTTACTTCTTTTTTTGACCATTCTCCTGTTTCATATGCCCTTTCAGCGATGTTGACGATCGTATCATGTCAAAAATTACGTTTAGAAGCTGGCACTCTAGTGGCAACGATCACAGCTGTTGCAATGATTCCTATTACGGAAACTCATTATCTCGAAGCTTTTTTAACAAGACTCGCGACAACATCTGTTGGTATTACCGTCTCCACATTTGTGAACTTTTTTATTTTGCCGCCAAACTACACACATTTCATCACAAAACAGATGAATTCTCTTTTTCATGAAGCGGCTGATTTACTAGAACAACGAGCAAAAGAATTAATAGGAGATTCGAAGGGATATCGGGCAACTGTACGAAACTTTGATAAACTAACAAAGGATTTAAATAAAGCGTTAACCTTTATCCAATATCAGCAACAAGACTGGAAATATCATCGTCATACGAAAAAGGAAATGCGCCAATTTCATCGCGATCAAAAGAAACTAACGATTCTACAGCAAATAACCTATCATCTCGGGAATTTAATTTATGTCAAAACCGCTCCAACCGAATGGACAACAGATGAAAAAGAAAAGCTGTGTGCTGCATTCAAATCGATCATTTCCATCTTGCGAAATTATTGTCGATATATTCCATTTGAGCATTACCAGCTTATCGAACAATTAGATCAACAGTTTTGGAATATTAAAGAAGATCTAACCTATCATAAACCGAAAAAATATCATCATCATTTCTCTCCAAAATCGATTATCTTGTTTGAGATTTTATCTATTCACGATATGATCGAAGAATTGGAATCGATTTGTCATCATGAATTACCTCAAAAATCAAAAGATCATATTTATAACAATAAAAACTAA
- a CDS encoding molybdopterin-guanine dinucleotide biosynthesis protein A (product_source=KO:K03752; cath_funfam=3.90.550.10; cog=COG0746; ko=KO:K03752; pfam=PF12804; superfamily=53448): MKDLIGIVLAGGQSKRFGKPKALAKRNGKEFILYSVETLRSITKNIIIVVHPELKKNLPVIDQAIFITDIEPYKGKGPLAGLFSVMSQYEAKWYMVLPCDVPFINDHILKILQLYQDEKWDAILPRVNKRIQPLVALYHRRVKEEIKSRLERNELSMKYLLDNIQVKYIDLIDEQPFMNINTKEEYEKFVR; this comes from the coding sequence ATGAAAGACTTGATCGGCATCGTTTTAGCAGGTGGACAATCAAAACGATTTGGCAAACCGAAAGCACTTGCCAAAAGAAACGGTAAAGAATTTATTTTATATAGTGTCGAAACATTACGTTCCATTACAAAAAATATTATCATCGTTGTCCACCCAGAACTAAAAAAAAATTTACCAGTAATCGATCAAGCTATATTCATAACCGACATTGAGCCTTATAAAGGAAAAGGGCCTCTTGCGGGATTATTTTCTGTAATGTCTCAATATGAGGCGAAGTGGTATATGGTCTTACCGTGTGATGTGCCTTTTATCAATGATCATATTTTGAAAATCTTGCAATTGTATCAAGATGAAAAGTGGGATGCTATTTTACCTCGTGTGAATAAAAGAATTCAGCCACTCGTTGCCCTGTATCATCGTCGTGTAAAGGAAGAAATCAAGTCGAGATTAGAAAGAAACGAACTGAGCATGAAGTATTTACTTGACAATATACAGGTGAAATATATTGATCTAATAGACGAACAACCGTTTATGAACATTAATACGAAAGAGGAATATGAAAAATTTGTTCGATGA
- a CDS encoding molybdopterin synthase catalytic subunit (product_source=KO:K03635; cath_funfam=3.90.1170.40; cog=COG0314; ko=KO:K03635; pfam=PF02391; superfamily=54690) yields MFAIVKEPIDVTSVIKAVTNRNAGAIVTFIGTVRELTKGKKTLYLQYEAYESMAKKKLEQIGSEIISRFPEAKVAIVHRIGRLEISDVAVAIAVSTPHRADAYEANRYAIERIKEMVPIWKKEHWEDGETWIGNQQGTIEYENGYPKEGTE; encoded by the coding sequence ATGTTTGCGATTGTGAAAGAACCGATAGATGTCACTAGTGTCATTAAAGCAGTCACGAATCGAAATGCTGGAGCGATCGTAACGTTTATCGGTACGGTAAGAGAATTAACGAAGGGGAAAAAAACGTTATATTTGCAATATGAAGCATATGAATCGATGGCCAAGAAAAAGCTTGAACAGATTGGATCTGAAATTATTAGCCGATTTCCAGAAGCAAAAGTCGCGATTGTCCATCGTATTGGCCGTTTAGAAATCTCAGATGTGGCAGTTGCCATAGCTGTTTCAACCCCGCACCGTGCTGATGCTTATGAAGCAAATCGGTATGCGATTGAGCGCATCAAAGAAATGGTGCCAATTTGGAAAAAAGAGCATTGGGAAGATGGGGAAACATGGATTGGGAATCAACAAGGAACAATCGAATACGAAAATGGTTATCCAAAGGAGGGAACAGAATGA
- a CDS encoding UPF0271 protein (product_source=KO:K07160; cog=COG1540; ko=KO:K07160; pfam=PF03746; superfamily=88713), producing MRTVDLNCDLGESFGHFQVGHDEEILKYITSANIACGYHAGDHNVMMKTVNLAKDLNIQIGAHPGLPDLGGFGRREMNISPDEVYNLVVYQIGAMQAVAKVNQVELGHVKPHGALYNMAEKNKELAKAIAKAVKDVDQNLVLFGLSGGFLCEAGSEEGLKTAHEVFADRTYQPDGKLTPRSKENALIHDPEEAVHQVLQMVKEQRVTAVNGEIIPIQADTICVHGDGPNALTFVQHLCKTLKNEGIIIQSVRMK from the coding sequence ATGAGAACAGTTGACTTAAATTGCGATTTAGGTGAAAGCTTTGGACACTTTCAAGTAGGTCATGATGAAGAAATTTTAAAATATATTACATCTGCTAATATCGCCTGTGGCTATCATGCAGGTGACCATAATGTGATGATGAAAACGGTAAATCTTGCGAAAGACCTTAATATTCAAATTGGGGCACATCCTGGTCTTCCAGATTTAGGAGGCTTTGGACGGCGAGAAATGAATATTTCTCCTGATGAAGTTTATAACCTTGTCGTTTACCAAATTGGAGCCATGCAGGCTGTTGCGAAAGTGAATCAAGTCGAACTTGGTCATGTAAAACCACATGGAGCCTTATATAATATGGCTGAAAAAAATAAAGAATTGGCAAAAGCTATTGCGAAAGCTGTGAAAGATGTTGATCAAAACCTTGTTTTATTTGGTCTTTCAGGTGGATTTCTTTGTGAAGCTGGAAGCGAGGAAGGATTAAAAACAGCTCATGAAGTATTTGCTGACCGAACGTATCAGCCTGATGGAAAATTAACACCGCGATCAAAGGAAAATGCACTTATTCATGATCCAGAGGAAGCCGTTCATCAAGTGCTGCAAATGGTAAAAGAACAAAGAGTAACGGCCGTTAATGGAGAGATCATTCCTATTCAAGCTGATACGATCTGTGTACATGGCGATGGTCCAAATGCACTTACATTTGTTCAGCATTTGTGCAAAACATTAAAAAATGAGGGGATTATCATACAAAGTGTAAGGATGAAGTAG
- a CDS encoding Mn2+/Fe2+ NRAMP family transporter (product_source=COG1914; cog=COG1914; pfam=PF01566; transmembrane_helix_parts=Inside_1_21,TMhelix_22_44,Outside_45_48,TMhelix_49_71,Inside_72_83,TMhelix_84_106,Outside_107_120,TMhelix_121_143,Inside_144_155,TMhelix_156_173,Outside_174_192,TMhelix_193_212,Inside_213_232,TMhelix_233_255,Outside_256_283,TMhelix_284_306,Inside_307_318,TMhelix_319_336,Outside_337_340,TMhelix_341_363,Inside_364_375,TMhelix_376_395,Outside_396_407), with protein sequence MGKRDLEKISNGKGNSRLSIQLGAAFLMATSAIGPGFLTQTAVFTEQLLASFSFVIIMSIILDIGAQLNIWRIMTVANKKGQEIANLVLPGLGFLLSFAVALGGLAFNIGNIGGAGLGFNVLFGLDARIGAVITALIAIFVFLSKEAGMAMDKITRYLGALMILLMLYVAVVSKPPVGEAVVHAFAPETIDMFAIITLVGGTVGGYITFAGGHRLLDAGIYGKENLSYVTKSSLYGIGVASLMRILLFLAVLGVVSTGFQLDPANPPASVFQQAAGTFGYKIFGIVLWSAALTSVIGAAYTSVTFLQTISPKINQNRKKVVIGFIIVSTLIFALIGKPVKLLILAGAFNGLILPLALGTILIAAYKKSIVGTYKHPIWLTIFGALVCVATAYLGFKTLVDQLPKLFS encoded by the coding sequence ATGGGAAAACGGGATTTAGAGAAAATATCAAATGGAAAAGGGAATAGTCGATTAAGCATTCAATTAGGGGCTGCTTTTTTAATGGCCACATCGGCGATTGGACCTGGTTTTTTGACTCAAACGGCGGTTTTTACTGAGCAGCTTCTGGCAAGCTTTAGCTTTGTTATTATTATGTCGATCATTTTAGACATTGGGGCACAATTGAATATTTGGCGTATAATGACGGTTGCGAATAAAAAAGGGCAAGAGATAGCGAATCTAGTATTACCAGGGTTAGGATTTTTACTTTCTTTTGCTGTTGCATTAGGAGGACTTGCTTTTAATATCGGCAACATTGGTGGGGCCGGTCTTGGATTCAATGTATTATTTGGATTAGACGCTCGAATTGGAGCAGTGATCACCGCGCTCATTGCCATATTTGTCTTTTTATCAAAGGAAGCTGGGATGGCGATGGATAAAATTACAAGATATTTAGGTGCTTTAATGATATTATTAATGTTATATGTAGCGGTAGTCAGTAAGCCACCTGTTGGTGAAGCGGTCGTACATGCTTTTGCTCCAGAGACGATTGATATGTTTGCCATTATTACTTTAGTAGGTGGAACGGTAGGTGGATATATTACATTTGCGGGTGGACATCGATTGTTAGATGCAGGTATATATGGAAAAGAAAATTTATCATACGTGACTAAAAGCTCTTTATACGGAATTGGTGTAGCCTCTCTTATGAGAATCTTGTTATTTTTAGCTGTATTAGGCGTCGTATCAACAGGGTTTCAATTAGATCCTGCTAATCCTCCAGCATCTGTATTCCAGCAAGCGGCAGGAACATTTGGATATAAAATATTTGGAATTGTATTATGGTCTGCAGCCTTAACTTCTGTAATAGGAGCAGCTTATACTTCTGTTACATTTTTACAAACGATTTCACCGAAAATCAATCAAAATAGAAAAAAAGTAGTAATCGGATTTATCATCGTTTCAACACTTATCTTTGCATTGATTGGGAAGCCAGTAAAGCTTTTAATACTTGCAGGGGCCTTTAATGGATTAATTTTACCGCTTGCGCTTGGTACGATTCTAATTGCAGCCTATAAAAAGTCCATTGTTGGAACATATAAGCATCCAATTTGGCTTACAATCTTTGGTGCACTAGTTTGCGTCGCAACAGCTTATTTAGGATTTAAAACATTAGTGGATCAATTGCCAAAACTATTCTCGTAA
- a CDS encoding molybdopterin molybdotransferase (product_source=KO:K03750; cath_funfam=2.170.190.11,2.40.340.10,3.40.980.10,3.90.105.10; cog=COG0303; ko=KO:K03750; pfam=PF00994,PF03453,PF03454; superfamily=53218,63867,63882; tigrfam=TIGR00177): MRKPIKVEEAIERVMNESMEGEREYVSLEESYGRVLAEDMKATTDVPWFDRSPYDGYAIFAEATQNASTNSPVLLEVVGTVGAGSVWEEPLKPNQAVKIMTGAAIPDGANAVIMVELTKEVVKDGKAYVQIKRKVSKGENISRIGEDMLKGSLLVEKGTVINPGVVAILATFGYHRVPVMKKPKVVIIATGSELLNVYEPLEKGKIRNSNSYMLQTQILRAGGEPVVFGKVKDTFQETYEAVTKAMEEANIIVTTGGVSVGDFDFLPKVYEKLGAKLLFNKVAMRPGSVTSAAVLDQKMLFGLSGNPSACYVGFELFVRPYLKAMLGQKNCYLKKVQAVLKKDFTKANPFTRFVRAKLSYDDGMLQVEPIGKDKSNIVSSLIEANSLIVLPGGTRGFQEGTKVDVLLLEDEQGARNWQ; this comes from the coding sequence GTGCGAAAGCCAATAAAAGTGGAAGAAGCGATTGAACGGGTTATGAATGAGAGTATGGAGGGGGAGCGAGAATACGTATCACTTGAAGAAAGCTATGGTCGTGTGTTAGCAGAAGATATGAAAGCGACGACAGATGTTCCATGGTTTGATCGTTCCCCGTATGATGGATATGCTATTTTTGCAGAAGCAACACAAAATGCGTCGACGAATTCCCCTGTATTGTTAGAAGTCGTTGGAACAGTTGGAGCCGGTTCAGTTTGGGAGGAGCCGCTCAAGCCAAATCAAGCTGTCAAAATTATGACAGGTGCAGCAATTCCAGATGGAGCAAATGCCGTCATTATGGTTGAATTAACAAAAGAAGTTGTCAAAGACGGAAAAGCGTATGTGCAAATTAAACGAAAAGTCTCAAAAGGAGAAAATATTTCTCGGATTGGCGAGGATATGCTAAAGGGGAGTTTGCTCGTTGAAAAAGGAACGGTCATCAATCCAGGAGTTGTAGCCATTTTAGCAACATTTGGCTATCATCGGGTGCCTGTCATGAAAAAGCCAAAAGTCGTCATCATTGCAACTGGAAGCGAGTTATTAAATGTGTACGAACCGCTTGAAAAAGGGAAAATTCGTAACAGCAATTCCTATATGCTGCAAACACAAATATTACGAGCTGGAGGAGAACCTGTTGTCTTTGGAAAAGTAAAAGATACCTTTCAAGAGACATACGAGGCCGTAACAAAGGCGATGGAAGAAGCAAATATCATTGTGACAACAGGTGGGGTTTCCGTTGGAGATTTCGATTTTTTGCCAAAGGTGTATGAAAAGCTTGGCGCGAAATTATTATTTAACAAAGTAGCAATGCGCCCAGGAAGTGTCACCTCAGCTGCGGTATTAGACCAAAAAATGTTGTTCGGACTGTCTGGCAACCCTTCAGCCTGTTATGTAGGATTTGAACTGTTTGTCCGTCCATATTTAAAAGCGATGCTTGGCCAAAAAAATTGTTATTTAAAAAAGGTTCAAGCAGTTTTGAAAAAGGATTTTACGAAAGCGAACCCTTTTACTAGATTTGTGCGTGCTAAACTTTCTTACGATGATGGAATGTTGCAAGTAGAACCTATAGGAAAAGATAAATCCAATATTGTTTCTTCATTAATAGAAGCAAATAGTTTAATTGTTTTACCAGGTGGCACACGAGGATTTCAAGAGGGAACGAAAGTGGATGTTCTTTTGCTTGAAGATGAACAAGGAGCACGGAATTGGCAATGA
- a CDS encoding molybdenum cofactor biosynthesis protein B (product_source=KO:K03638; cath_funfam=3.40.980.10; cog=COG0521; ko=KO:K03638; pfam=PF00994; smart=SM00852; superfamily=53218; tigrfam=TIGR00177) — protein MGVNDHKSKANLPIRCKVVTVSDTRTTETDKSGALIINLLKQQDMNVVDYEIVKDERDAIQKAIRSTQEVDAILLNGGTGFTKRDVTVDAVQELLDKEMVGFGELFRFLSYEEIGSASMLSRAIAGSMDQKVIFCMPGSTNAVRLAMEKLILPELRHLVWELHRQ, from the coding sequence ATGGGTGTAAACGATCATAAAAGCAAAGCAAATTTGCCGATTCGTTGTAAAGTAGTGACCGTTTCAGATACTCGAACAACAGAAACTGATAAAAGTGGTGCACTAATTATCAATCTGTTAAAACAACAAGATATGAACGTCGTCGACTATGAAATTGTCAAAGATGAACGTGACGCCATTCAAAAAGCGATTCGTTCAACACAAGAAGTAGATGCTATTTTATTGAATGGTGGAACGGGATTTACGAAGCGTGATGTGACAGTGGATGCTGTACAAGAGCTTTTGGATAAAGAGATGGTTGGTTTCGGTGAGTTGTTTCGGTTTTTAAGCTATGAAGAGATTGGAAGCGCTTCGATGCTGAGTCGAGCCATTGCGGGTTCAATGGATCAAAAGGTGATTTTTTGTATGCCAGGCTCAACAAATGCTGTTCGGCTGGCGATGGAAAAACTAATTTTACCTGAACTTCGTCATCTTGTATGGGAGCTTCATCGACAATGA
- a CDS encoding molybdopterin synthase sulfur carrier subunit (product_source=KO:K03636; cath_funfam=3.10.20.30; cog=COG1977; ko=KO:K03636; pfam=PF02597; superfamily=54285; tigrfam=TIGR01682) — protein sequence MIRILLFAHLKEQLNAEEITLPFPELTVHQLRQELKDRYGLSSVSSLMIAVNEEFATDDEMIREGDVVALIPPVSGG from the coding sequence ATGATTCGTATTTTACTTTTTGCACATTTGAAGGAGCAATTGAATGCAGAGGAAATCACTTTGCCTTTTCCAGAATTGACTGTACACCAACTTCGTCAAGAGCTTAAAGATCGCTATGGACTGTCATCGGTTTCTTCCCTTATGATTGCCGTTAACGAAGAATTTGCAACAGATGATGAAATGATCAGAGAAGGAGATGTCGTTGCTCTCATTCCACCGGTGAGTGGAGGATAA